DNA sequence from the Schlegelella aquatica genome:
AGCGCGTCAAGCAGCGCATCCTGGAATTCCTCGCCGTGCAGAAGCTCAACCCCACCGGCAGGTCGCCGATCCTGTGCTTCGTCGGCCCGCCCGGGGTGGGCAAGACTTCTTTGGGGCAGAGCATCGCGCGGGCGCTGCAACGGCCGTTCGTGCGTGTCTCGCTCGGCGGCGTGCACGACGAGGCCGAGATCCGGGGCCATCGCCGCACCTACATCGGAGCGATGCCCGGCAACATCGTGCAAAGCCTGCGCAAGGCGGGCGCGCGCCACTGCGTGATGATGCTCGACGAGGTCGACAAGATGTCCGCGAGCCTGCAAGGGGACCCGTCGGCCGCCCTGCTCGAAGTGCTCGACCCCGAGCAGAACTCGACGTTCCGGGACAACTACCTCGGTGTGCCGTTCGACTTGAGCCGCGTGGTGTTCATCGCGACGGCCAACGTGATCGACAACGTGCCGCCGCCCGTGCGCGACCGCATGGAGGTGATCGAACTGCCGGGCTACACCGAGGAGGAGAAGCTGCAGATCGCGCAGCGCTACCTCGTCCAGCGCCAGCGCGAGGCCAACGGGTTGCGCGAGGACCAGTGCGAGATCGAGCTGGAGGCCCTGCGCGCGCTGGTGACGGACTACACGCGCGAAGCCGGCGTGCGTCAGCTCGAGCGCGAGGTCGGCCGCGTCATGCGTCACGCCGCGATGTGCGTGGCGCAGGGCCGCTGCACCAGTGTGCGGGTGCACAAGGCAGACCTCGAAGCCATCCTGGGGCCGGCGAAGTTCGAGCACGAGACGGCGCTGCGCAGTGGCTTGCCCGGCGTGGCCACCGGCCTCGCGTGGACGCCCGTGGGAGGCGACATTCTCTTCATCGAGGCGACGAGAGTGGCCGGCAGCGGCCGCCTCATCCTCACCGGGCAATTGGGCGACGTGATGAAGGAAAGTGCCCAGGCGGCGCTGACCCTCATCAAGGCGCGGGCGCCCGAGCTGCGCGTGCCGGCCGCGATGTTCGACGGCATCGACCTTCACCTGCATGTGCCGGCCGGCGCCATCCCCAAGGACGGGCCGAGTGCCGGCATCGCGATGTTCGTGGCGCTGGCGTCGTTGTTCACCGACCGGCCCGTGCGCCACGACGTGGCGATGACCGGCGAGATCAGCCTGCGCGGCCTCGTGTTGCCGGTCGGCGGCATCAAGGAGAAGGTGCTCGCCGCCCTTCGCGCCGGCGTGTCGACGGTGATGCTGCCCAGGCGCAACCGCAAGGACTTGCATGAAGTCCCCGCGTCGGCCCAGGAGGCTCTGCGGTTCGTCTGGCTGGACACGGTGGACGACGCGGTGACCGCGGCGCTGGGCGACCCGAGCACAGCGGGCAGCGCGGGGAGCTTCCGGTTGGTGTGACGCCGCAGCCCTGCCGCCGCACACGTCGGTTGCGATCACTCAATCTCAATACATGTGCTGACCACCGTTGATCGAGATGTTCGCGCCGGTGATGAATGCCGCGCGCTCGCAGGCGAGGTAGCTCACCAACTGCGCCACCTCGTCCGGCTCCCCGAGCCGTCCGACGGGGATCTCGGGCAGGATGCGCGTCTCCATCACATCCTTGGGCACCTGGGCCACCATGGCCGTGTGGAGGTAGCCGGGAGAGACCGTGTTGACGGTGATGTTCTTCTTCGCGAACTCCACCGCCAGCGACTTCGTGAACCCATGGATGCCGGCCTTCGAGGCCGCGTAGTTGGCCTGGCCGAAGGCACCGCGTTGCCCGTTGACGGACGAGATGTTGACGATGCGTCCCCAGCCCAGCGCGAGCATGTCCTCGATGACCTGCTTGGTCACGTTGAACATCGAATCGAGGTTGGTCCGCAGCACCGTCTGCCAGTCCTCCTCGCTCATCTTGCGAAAGCTGACATCGCGCGTGATGCCGGCATTGTTGACGAGCACGGACACCGGGCCGCGGCGGCGGCGTATCTCCTCGAAAGCCTCGCGGCACGAGGCGAAGCTCGCCACGTCCATCGCCTGTGCAGCGAAAGGGTAGCCGTCCTGGCTCATGCGCTCGAGCCATTCGCCGGCACGGCGGTTTCCTGGCGAATGCGCGGCCACGACCGTCAACCCCGACTCGCTCAGGCGCTTGCAGATGGCCTCGCCCAGGCCGCCCATGCCGCCCGTGACGACGGCGACCTTCGGTGTGTTCGATGACATAGGTCTCTCCCTGTGTTGAGTGGCCAGAAGGGTGCAACGTGCGCCATCGTTCCCGCTTGCGCCAGCGCAAGCGGGCGGGGCCCGTCCCCGACCCGATCTGAGTCTTCACATCCCTTGTCCCGGGCGGGAGCACGGCAGCAGAAGATGGGCAACACCTTGCGACAGCCGCACTCAGCCCGCGTGCGGCAGCGCCTGGGCGATGCGATGCTCGAGTTCGCTGAGGCCGAAGTGGGTGAGGTCCAGGTCGACGGCATGTTTGAGCGCCCCGAGCGTCGCGTCGCCGAACTCCGCCTTGAGCTCGCCGAGGAAGGGCGAGGCGGCGAAGACCGTGAGCGAGCGGCACTTTCCGGCCTGCACTCCTTCGTCGAGGTAGTCCGCGATCTCGCGCGCGAAGTGTTCCCGCTCCTTGCGGTGCAGTTCGGTGCGCGGCGCGAACGACGTCCCGCGGGAACGCTGGTCGGACTTGGTGCGACCGTGCGGCGCGTCACCGAGCTCGGTGTCGGACAGGCGGCTTTGAGGGTGCTCGAACTGAGCCACCGGCACGAGCGGGGCGTCCGGGGCTTCTCGGCTGAGCAGCCTCGCTTGCGAGGCGTTGGCGACGAGGAACCAGTCTGGCTTCATAAAGGGCTCCTAGGGCAAGGGCGACGTCCGATCTCGGCGAGTCCGCGACTGGGGCTCCAAGCCCCGATGCAGCCTGCGCGCTGCACGGCGCGCCTGCCGCTCGGAGGGCCGATGCGCGCACGATAGGATGAGACGCCGCGGTGGCCATTGAGAAATGTCGGTTTCGCCGCGTCTCGAAACCCCGGCGCGGCACGCCCGCCACGTGCGTTCAGTCGTACAGCCGCTCGTCGAGCGGCCACAGCCGCGACAGGTGCACAAGCACGTTGCGGTCGGCGCCCGGCGCGTCGTAGCGCCACACGGCGGCGCCGGGGCGCAGCTTGCCCATGCGCGAGGCGAGGATGTTCACGCGGCAGACTGGGAACCCCTGCACCTCGAGCGCACGCACCTCGTCTGCGGCCTGCGGGTCGTCGTCGCAGAACAGCCAATGGCGGGTGAACTCGTCCTGCAGGCGTGCCAGGTCGTGGCTCAGCTCCTGCGGCACCGGGGAGGGCGGTGGAAGCTCGACTTCCCCCTGTGGCGTCACTTCCAGCCAGCGGCCGTGCAAGTCGTCCTCGGCCGTCCGGCACAGCACGACATCCCGCGCGGTGTAGTAGCGCGGGAGCGCGAAGTACGATGCGCAGGGCAGTCCCTCCCGGGCGCCGATGTACCACCCGAAGACGTCCGGCCCATGCGCGAACCAGGTGACGGCGTACAGCAGGCCCGCACCGCGAGGCGCGTAGCCGAGGTGGGCATGGCCTTCGATCATGGGTCGCTCCCTGGCGGCAAGGCCTGCGGCACGAGCGTCTCGCGCTGGCGAACCAACAGCACCGGCACGGAGCTGCCGTGGACCACGGCCTGCGCATTGCTGCCGAGGACCAACTTGTTGAACCCGCGGCGACCGTGCGTGCCCATGACCACGAGGTCGGCAGGGATGCGCACCGCCTCCTGCAAGATGACGTCGGCCACGCGTCCCGTGGCCACCTCCCGCAAGAGCATGACGCTCGGCACGCCCGCTTCGCTCGCAGCGGCCGCTGCGCGACCGAGGAGGTCCTCGCCGTAGCGGCGCAGCCGAGCGCGCAGCCGGTCTGCGGCCTCATCGGGTGCCGCGCCTAGGGTCAGTGGGAAGCTCTCGAGCGCGTGCAGCAAGTACAAGGAGGAACGCTGCGCCTGAGCCACGGCGAGGGCCTCGCGCAGCCCGCATTCGGCTGTCGCGCTGCCGTCCAGAGGCACGAGAATTCGTTGGTACATGGTGATGGTGAGGGGCGAGCCCTGTATAGCCCGGCCGGCCAAGCCGCCTGGCGCCCGCGCTGGGGCGATGGCGGTCTTGTTCGATCCACGCATCCATCTTGGCTCGCGCCGCCAGCGCTCGCTTGATATATCTCACGCTGGCGCTTCGGGCCCGTGGCACACCAGTGGCCGGGGCTCGGTGACGCCCCAGCCATAAGCTTTCCAGAATGTGCGTTATGTCAACTCGTAAACGCACCCCCCAGGAACCAGAGGACCGTGCCCCCCGCGACCATGCACCTCGCTGCATCGAGGGCTGTTGCACCTCGTGGGCGCGGTACCTGGTGGCCGGCACTAAGATGCCCTGACGTCCTGGAGGCACTCATCTCATGGAAACCACCCCACCTCCCATCCACCCCGTCGACTCGCGCACCTCGTTTCTGGAGGAAAAGGCCTTCAAGTCGCGCACGGTGCTGCTTTACGGGCCGATCAACGACAACGTGGCGCAGGACATCGTGCGGCGGCTGATCGCGCTGGCGGCCGACTCCAACGAACCGATCGACATGCTCATGTGCTCGCCAGGCGGGCATCTCGAGTCGGGCGACAGCATCCACGACGTGGTGCGCTTCATCTCGGCGCCGGTCAACATGATCGGCACCGGCTGGGTGGGCAGCGCCGCGACGCATGTCTACCTGTCGGTGCCGCGTGAGCGGCGCTTTTGCCTGCCCAACACCCGCTTTCTGATCCACCAGCCCAGCGGCGGCGCCGGCGGCCAAGCCACCGACATCGCCATCCAGGCCAGAGAGATCATCAAGGCCCGCGAGCGCATCGCACGCACCATCGCGCGCGAGACGGGGCAGCCTTTCGAGCGGGTGATGGCCGATATCGAGCGCGACCGCTGGATGTCGCCAGAAGAAGCGCTGGACTACGGTCTGGTGGGCCGCATCGTGGAGCGTCAGGCGGATATCCGCAGCTGAAACGACGCGCTGAGGGCTTCACGCCGCGGGGGCAAGGCGCGAGCGGACGAACCGGCGCAGGCGCGCAGGGCGCCGCTCGGGTGCGCGCTTGCCCTTTCTCAAGCCGCGGCGGGCGGATTGGACTAAACCGTCAACTGCGGCGGCCGCCCGCGCTCGATGAGCGCATCAGTTCGTCATCGGGCGGCCGGACGGAGCAAGGAGCAGCGATGGCCTCGACGGTTTCAGGCTTTGTGAAGCAGCACGTGTTCTGCCGTTGTGATCGGGCGGTCAGCGCGATGGCAGGCGTCTCCTTGATCGTGCGCCCGGAAGGGCTGGACAGCGAACGCGAGATCAACGAGTGGTGGTTGGTCTCCGGTGAACTGGCCGCTCGGCTGCGGTCGGCGGGCTTGCCGGTGGTGCAACTGGAGGAGTTGAGCTTCTGGGGGCGCTTCGCCACCGGCGATGCTCTGGCCGAGGACCCCGACCTGCTGGGAGCGCTGCCGTCCTAGGGAGGCGAGGCGCCCGCACGTGCCGGCGCGGCCGTTTTCCGGTTCTTTGATGGAGGAGTCGTCATGAAGCTGACATCGGCCGCGTTCGTGCACTACGGCGGAATACCGCGCCGATACACCTGCGACGGGGACGACGTTTCGCCCCCCTTGTCCTGGGCCGAGGTGCCGGCCGGCACGCGCAGTCTCGCACTGATCGCCGACGACCCCGATGCCCCGGACCCGGCCGCGCCCCAGCGCACCTGGGTGCACTGGGTCGTGGTCGATCTGCCGCCCGAGAGTCACGGGCTGCCCGAGGGAGGGCGCCTGCCGGCGGGCGCCCGCGAGGGGTTGAACGACTGGAAGCGCACCGGCTACGGCGGCCCCTGCCCTCCCATCGGGCGCCACCGGTACATCTTCAAGCTCTACGCGCTCGACACGACCTTGCCCGGGCTGAAGCAGCCCACCAAGGCGGAACTGGAACACGCCATGCGCGGGCACGTCCTGGTGCACACCGAGTTGATCGGCATGTACGAGCGGCAACACACCCGTTCGGGCGAGGACTGAGCCCGAGGGACGTGGGGCTCGGCCGGCTGATGGCCCCGGGCCCTGCGCACGTGAATCAGGAGGGCTGACCACGGACACCATCGAGCTCTTGCTGGCCGGTGACGTGATGACCGGACGCGGCATCGACCAGGTCATGCGCGAGCCCGTGCCCCCGGTGCTGTACGAGAGCTTCGTGCGGGATGCGCGCGAGTACGTCCGGCTGGCCGAGCGGGTCAACGGCCCCATCGGCGCCCCCGTGTCCGACGCTTACCCCTGGGGCGACGCGTTGGAGGTGATGGACGCCCTGGCACCGCACCTGCGGATCGTCAACCTGGAGACGGCGATCACGAAGTCCCCCTCCGCCTGGCCCGGCAAGGAGGTCCACTACCGCATGAGCCCCGCTCATACGAGCTGTCTGAAGGCGGCGCGGATCGACGCCTGCTGCCTTGCGAACAATCACATCCTCGATTGGGGCACGCCAGGGTTGGCCGACACGCTCCAGGCGCTCGACGACGCCGGTCTGCGGCACGCCGGCGCCGGGCGGGATGGACAGGCCGCACGAGCCCCCGCCGCCCTGCCCTTGCCCGGCGCCGGCCGGCGCTTGCTGATGTTTGCCTGGGCGGCGCCCGACTGCGGCGTGCCGACGGCGTGGGCGGCCACCGACCGCCGAGCCGGCATCGCGTGGCTGCCCGGGCTGGACGAAGCGGCGGCCTCGGAGGTGGCCTCGGTCGTGCGCCGCCACCGTGGCCCGGGCGACCTGGTGCTGGTGTCGCTGCACTGGGGCGCCAACTGGGTGCAGGAAGTGCCCTCGCGTCACCGCCGCTTCGCGCGGCGATTGATCGAACTGGATGTCGCCGACGTGGTGCATGGGCACTCCTCGCACCATCCCTTGCCCTTCGAGGTCCATGCGGGCAAGCTGATCCTCTATGGCTGCGGCGATCTGATCAACGACTACGAGGGGATCGGCCTGCACGGCGATCTGCGCAGCGACGTGGGCTGCTGGTATGCGGCGTCTCTGGATGCCCGCAGCGGCAGCCTTCGGGCGCTGGAGATCGTGCCGATGCAGGTGCGGCAGTTCCGCCTGAGGCACCCCAGCCCGGCTGCCTTCCAGTGGCTGACGGACCTGCTCGTCCCGCGGTGCCGGGCGATGGGCACCCGGCTGGAGGCCGCCACGCAAGGCCGCCCTCGCCTGGTGTGGTCCGCCGGGGCCTGAGGGCGGCCCGGACGACCGCTTGGACGACCGGCCCGAGGGCCGGGGCGACGACTGCCCTGCCGTGACCCCTGCCGTGACCCCTGCCGTGACCCCTGCCGTGACCCCTGCCGTGACGCCTGTGGTGACGCAACGCCCCGCGCGTCCACCGCCACACCAGGCCAGCGCCTCTAGGGCTCAGGTGTCCAGGGCACGAGGCCGAACGGGGTGTAGAGCCAGGCGCCGCGCGCGGAGGGGGGCAAGGCGCGCAGCAGCCGGGCTGCGTCCACCATCAGCCGGGCGGTGAAGGCGGTCGCATCCGCCCTCGCCTCGAACACGAGGCTGGCATGGGGGCCCGGGCCCCCGCTGCCCAGACGCTGCAAGACGATGCCCGAGTTCTCCTTCTGCATCGAGGCCAGGTCGTCCACTTCCAGCACCTGCGTGGGCTCGTCGTTGAACAGCGGGTCGCCTTCGATCGGCGAGCGCACGCGCTCGAACTGGGCGCCCGGCGCGAGCTGGACGTAGACGTAGCGCTGCGGGTGGCCGGAGGCGTCGCGGATCTCGGTGCTCAGGGCCTCCTGCACGCCGGGCACGGACTCCACCGCCGCGGGGTGATAGAGCCCGGTGGCGGTGTGGCGGTTCACGCGCGTGGAGCCCTTGGGCACCAGCAACTCGAACACGCGCACCAATTGCTGCAAGAGCCCCGGGTCCCAGCCTGCACCGAGCGCGGCGACGGCGCGATGCCGCGCGGCGGCTCTGGCCAGCGCTTGGCGGTGATGGTGCAGCGAGTCGGCCTCGAGGCTGGCGCACTCGACGACCGGCAGGCAGCGTTGCAGCAGGTCGTGGGCCGCGTCGGTCGCGCGGTCGGTGGGCACGCACAGGAGCGCAAGGTCGGCACTGTCCAGCTCGCTGACATGCCCGGCGCACGTCACGCCTTTGGGCAGGGGGAGCGCCGGCGGAGGCTCCGGAGGTTGGACCACCCCGGCCAGTGCCAGGTCGGGCTGGCCGCGCAGGGTTTCGGCACAGGCCGCTCCCAGATGCCCCCAGCCCACGATGGCCACGCGAGACGGCTTCATCGCGTCCACTCTGCCGCCCCTCGCCCCGCCCGGTTTGATGCCGCGCAACTTCGCGGGCCTGGACCGGCATGCCCGCCCGGGGCCCGATGCTCGCCCCTGCCCTGCCCGGTTGCGTTGGCGCAAGCGGCGCCCGTCTGCCGGCGCGCATAAAAGGAGCGCAAGGGTGCGTCCATGGAAGACCGCTGGGAACACTTCGATCACGGGGCGGACATCGGCGTGCGGGGCTACGGAAGCACCAAGGCCCGCGCGTTCGAGCAGGCAGCGCTCGCGCTGACTGCGGTGGTGACGCCGCCCGAGCGCGTGCGGCAACAGCAGGCCGTGCCCATCGTGTGCCAGGCGCCGGACGACGAGCTGTTGCTTGCGGACTGGCTCAACGCGGTGGTCTACCAGATGGGCGTGCGGCACATGCTCTTCGGCGGCTTCCGGGTCGAGCTGCGCGAGGACGGCCTTCATGCCGTGGCGCTGGGCGAGCCGGTTTCGGTGCAGCGCCACGAACCGGCCGTGGAGGTCAAGGGTGCCACGTACACCGAGCTCAAGGTGCAACCGCTGCCCGAGGCCGGATGGGTGGCACAGACGGTGGTGGACGTTTGACCATGGACATGCATTCCCTCATCCAGCGCAGCGAGTGCGTCTGGGAAATCGAACCTCAAGGACGCATGCAGGTGCCCGTGGTGTTCTACGCCACCGAAGACCTGATGCACGGGATGGACGACAAGGTGCGGCAGCAGGCGACCAACGTCGCAAGCCTGCCGGGCATCGTGCAGGCCAGTTACGTGATGCCCGACGCGCACTGGGGCTACGGCTTTCCGATCGGCGGCGTCGCGGCCTTCGACGAGCAACGCGGGGGCGTGGTCTCGGCCGGAGGCGTGGGGTTCGACGTCTGGATCTGCTGTACGACGTCTCCCACAACACGTGCAAGCTCGAAGTGCATGGCGTGGACGGGCGGCTGCGGCCGTTGTACGTCCATCGCAAGGGCGCCACGCGCGCCTTCGGGCCGGGGCATCCCGACTTGCCGGACGCGCTGCGTTCGGCGGGCCAGCCCGTGCTGATCGGCGGCTCGATGGGCACCGGCTCGTATGTGCTGGCGGGCACGGGCGAATCGGAGGGGCTCGCGCTCTCGTCGGCCTGCCACGGTGCCGGGCGCTCGATGAGCCGGCATGAAGCGCTGAAGCACTGGTACGGCCGCCAGGTCGTCGACGAACTGGCCACGCGGGGCATCCTGGTGCGCAGCCCTTCTTCGCGCGGCGTGGCCGAGGAGGCCCCGGGCGCCTACAAGGACGTGACCGCCGTCGTCGATGCGGCGGACCGGGCCGGGCTCGCGCGCAAGGTGGCGCGGCTCGCGCCGTTGATCTGCGTCAAGGGCTAGGACGAAGCCCGCTCCCCCGCGCCCGGTGGCGATTCGACGCCGGAGCCTGCTTTTCCCCCCTTGCGCGGGTCGGTTATTGGCTGTGGCCGCGGCCGGGGCGCTTCCAATGGCGTCTGAGATCGGCCAGGGCCTGCACGAGATGTACGGAGGTTGCGTCCAGTCGCCGGTCCACAGCAGTCAGGGGGCGACACGATGGACGACATGCGGGCCATGCGCCTGCTGCACGAGCTCGGGATGCACTCGGGGGACGCCGGGTCGCACGTCGGGCTGCGCAGCAGCGAGCCGGGCGTGGCGCACGAGGAGCAAGACAAGATCGTCGAGCCGTTGGTCCACAGCGGGGGACTGGGTGCAGGCAGTGAGTTCGTCTCGAGCATCGACGGCGCCCCGGTGCTCGTCGCACCTGCGCGGCGGCCCGCCAGACCGCTGCGGACACTGCTGGTCGAGGACCATCCGGAGCTCGGTGCAGCCACGCTCGACCTGTTGCGTGGCGAAGGTCTGGAGGTGATCTACGTGGCCTCCGGGCGCGAAGCGCTCGACGCCGCGGCGGGCGTGAAACCTCGTATCCTGCTGTGCGACATGGGATTGCCCGACATGGAGGGCCTGGCCGTGGTCGACACGCTGCGGCCCCAGCTCGCCTCGTGGGGCACGTACGTGGCGATGGTGACGGCGCGCACGGAAGGCGAACTGCGGCCCTACAACAAGAGGGCCCGCGAGCTGGGCGTCGACGAGTTCATCACCAAACCGATCACCCCCGACTGGGTGCGCAACCTCATTGCCCGCCTGCCGGCGGGGTGACGGGCCAACACGGTCGCCGGCTGCGCGACGCCCGCGGGCGCGCTCGATGCGACGACGGCGCGCAGCTCGGCTCAGCGGCCCTGCCGTTGCTCGTGATGCTGGGCGGCGCCGATGGCGTCGGCCACGGCCTGCATCTCCTCGGCCAGCACCTCCAGCACGTCGTCGATCGAGATCACTCCGATCAGCCGGTCGTGCGGCCCGACCACGGGCACCCGCCGCACCGCCTTGCGCCGCATGGTGGCCAGCACGTCCAGCAGGGAGTCGTCCTCGCGCACGCTGGCGACCTCGCGGGCTCATCACGTCGGCCGCGCACAGGCCGTTCGGGTTCTTCTGCCCGGCCACCACTTGCGTCACGATGTCGCGGTCGGTCAGCACGCCCACCACTTGCCGGTCCTCGGGCGACGGCTCCTCCACGATCACCAGGCAGCCGACGTGCTGGTCGCGCATGACGCGCGCGGCTTCTTCGAGAGACAGGCCCGGGGGTGCGATGGACACGATGCGGGTGCAGATGTCGCCCGCGGTGGTCTTGCGACTGACATGATGCCTCCGTCACTCGAAATGGTGTTTGCCGAGACTCACCCGCTTGGCCTGACGGCCCTCGGCCGCCGTTTCGGGAATGAAGCGCACCTCGGCGCCCACCTGCAGGTGCTCGAACGGCAGGCCCGAGACGTTGTCGGGACCGAACCAGTATTCGTCGCCTTCCTCGGAGCGGATGAAGCCGAAGCGGCCTTCGCTGTCGAATCGAACCACCTCGCCCATGAGCTCGGGGGCGTGGGCTTTGGTTTGGCCCTGGATGCGCCGCACGCTGTCTTGCACCTGCCGCCGCATGTCGTCGAAGGCGTCGCGCAGCGCGACGTACACGTCCTCGTCCTGCACCCGATCGACGGTCAGCTCGCCGCCGGGCAGGGTGACGTCGATGCGCACCGCGAACTGGCGCCCCTGGTGCTTGTGCTTGTCCGCCAGCTCGATGGTGACGCGGCACGACATCAGGTCCGGGCGGAACTGGTCGAGCTTGGACGCCTTCTCTCGGGCCACGGTCTCGACGGCAGGCGAAGGTTCGAGGCCGATGAATCGAATCTGCAAGGGAAGTTTCATCACGAACTCCAGTCGAAGGCTCGAAGGGGAATCCATCCGGTGAGCGCAGACGAATCACGATGCGGCGGAGGACGGCCGCGGGTATTGCGTTGGCGCAATCGCAGGGCCGCGAGCAGGCCGCTTCGGCCGAGACAACACCGAGAAGACGCCGACGTCCACATTCGATGCATTTGATGGAACGCAATCGGCTGCGCCTGCGAGCACCTAAGCTCGAATCAAGCCACCGTGCTGGAGCGTTCGTCACCGCCGCGTTTGGGCCGCAGGCCCGGGGTCGATCCGTCGGCCGGTGTCGTCGCGGTGCGCAAGCACCGCGATTGCTGCCTGGAGGTGCTGGTGATCCTGTGCAAAGCAGGGCTTTCGGCGCGGTGGCCCCCGATGGCTTGGCAGCAGCTTCTCGGCTGTTGCGCCTTCCCGCCTCCTCCCCTCCCCCTCTGTCCTCCCTCCGTCTGGCTGCGCAGGTTCACTGCAACCAAGAAGCGCGACTCTGCCTCAGCGCGTGCGCGAACATCGGCACGCACGAGGCCACGGTGAGGCGCGCCCGCAGGGGGCTGGCCGCCGGCACCCGGAACGCGGGCACGCTGTCGCACACGACCACCCGGTCGAGGGCGGTGTCGGCCAGGGTGCGCTCGGCACCTTCGACGAAGAGGCCGTGCGCCGCGCAGGCGACGACACGGCGAGCGCCGGCCGCGCGCAGGGCGCGGGCCGCGCGCACGAGAGTGCCGCCGGTGGCGATCAGGTCGTCGAGCAGCAGGACGTCCGCCCCCTCCACGTCGCCCGCCACGAGCTCGGTGCCGCTCACCACACCGGCGCTGCGGCGCTTGTCCACCATCGCGAACCCGACCGGGCCGCCGCGCCGCCCCTCGAGGTGCTCCCGCCACAGCTGTGCGCGCTTCACGCCGCCCGGGTCGGGTGAGGCCACGGCCAGCGGCCCATCGCCCAGCTCATCGGCCACGGCATCGAAGGCCGGGTGCGCCTGGAGGTGCTGCACCGGGCAACGGAAAGCGTTGTCCAGTGCCGCGGGGTTGTGCGCTTCGAGCACGACGAGCTGCGTCATGCCGGCGGCCTCCAGCCATTGCGCGACGTAGCGAGAGGTGACCGGATCGAACGGTTTGGTGCGGCGGTCCTTGCGGGCATAGGCGAGGTAGGGCACTACGGCCGTGACCCGGGCGGCGCCGTGGTCGCGCAGCGTGGCGACGAACATCAGGAGGGCGCACAGCTTGTCATGGGGGCTTGCCCGGTCGTCGCCGTGCAGGCTCTGCACGACGTACACGTCCGCCCCGCGCGGATCGGCCAGGGGCCGCAGCTTGTACTCGCCGTCCTCGAAGGCGCGCGCCTCGTGTGCCGCGAGCGGGACGCCGAGCTCGGCCGCCAACGCGCGGTCGAACGACGCCTGGGTGTCGAGTCCGAAGAGGAGCATGGGGACCTCCGGGCAGAGCCTGCAAGCTTCGCAGGCCGGACGGGGCGGCGCATGATCTTGCGCAAGTCGCGGCTCGCCGGCGCGCCTAGATTGGGCGCATGGACACCCCCGACGAACGCCGGGCCGCCAGCGGATGCCGGTCCATCCTCGTGCACCTCGATGGCGGCGTGCATGCTGCCAGCCGGCTCGCCTGGGCCCGCGCGCTCGGTGCGCGGCTCGGCGCACGGGTCGAGGCGCTCTACGCGACCGTCCCCGGGCCGCCCGACATCGAGACCCAGCACCAACGCCAGGCACGCCTCACCTTCGACGCGGCGGCCTCGACCCCAGGCTGGCCGCTCGCGCTGCGCACCTCCGACGCGCAGGGGGGCCTGTCTGCCCTCTTTCACGCGGCCTTGACGGCCGACCTCGTGGTGGTGGGCCAGCGCGACCCGATGGACGCCAAGGCCTTCGACCTGCCCGCAGATCTGGCGGAGCGCCTGGCCCGGGACACGGGGTGTGCCACGGCCCTCGTGCCCTGGCGTGCGGGAAGGCCGCTGGATCGCCTGGAGGGCGCGCTGGTCGCGTGGCGGCCTGATCGGGTCTCCGCGGTCGCGCTGCGGGGCGCCCTGCCGCTGCTGGGGCTCGCCCGGCGCATTCATCTCGTGACCTGGAGCGCTGACGCCGCTTCCCGCGTGCAGGACCAGCAGCAGGTGGTGGATTACCTGCGCCTGCATGGGCTACACGCCATCGAGCGCCACGAAGGGCCGCCGCCCGACGACGCGGGCACCGCCTTGCTCACCCTGGCAGCCGCCGTGGAGGCCGATCTCCTCGTGATGGGATGCTACGGACACAGCCCGGGGCGTGAGCTGCTGTTCGGTGGCGCTACGG
Encoded proteins:
- the lon gene encoding endopeptidase La, translated to METTSTSSSSPSLPKGVVPVVPMRNVVLFPHVLLPVTVGRPRSLAAVQYATETSGPIGVLLQKDATVDDPTVQDLCVMGTLAKVIRRLKGADGQYHLVCQGLERFRVVAPVEGYPFLAVHAQPVSEPSPASAEAEALALQLRERASELMSLLPAVPAELAQAIQETRDASSIADAVASLLDAQPAEKQQLLETTDTEQRLHKVLEIVAHRVQVLRLSQEISARTKEQFDDRQRRFLLQEQLKAIQKELGEGTESDEEIARLEQAIAQAGMPEEVETQARKELRRLQRMGDTTGEYSMLRTYLEWMTELPWRTPPETAIDLDVAREVLEAQHFGLERVKQRILEFLAVQKLNPTGRSPILCFVGPPGVGKTSLGQSIARALQRPFVRVSLGGVHDEAEIRGHRRTYIGAMPGNIVQSLRKAGARHCVMMLDEVDKMSASLQGDPSAALLEVLDPEQNSTFRDNYLGVPFDLSRVVFIATANVIDNVPPPVRDRMEVIELPGYTEEEKLQIAQRYLVQRQREANGLREDQCEIELEALRALVTDYTREAGVRQLEREVGRVMRHAAMCVAQGRCTSVRVHKADLEAILGPAKFEHETALRSGLPGVATGLAWTPVGGDILFIEATRVAGSGRLILTGQLGDVMKESAQAALTLIKARAPELRVPAAMFDGIDLHLHVPAGAIPKDGPSAGIAMFVALASLFTDRPVRHDVAMTGEISLRGLVLPVGGIKEKVLAALRAGVSTVMLPRRNRKDLHEVPASAQEALRFVWLDTVDDAVTAALGDPSTAGSAGSFRLV
- a CDS encoding ATP-dependent Clp protease proteolytic subunit: METTPPPIHPVDSRTSFLEEKAFKSRTVLLYGPINDNVAQDIVRRLIALAADSNEPIDMLMCSPGGHLESGDSIHDVVRFISAPVNMIGTGWVGSAATHVYLSVPRERRFCLPNTRFLIHQPSGGAGGQATDIAIQAREIIKARERIARTIARETGQPFERVMADIERDRWMSPEEALDYGLVGRIVERQADIRS
- a CDS encoding host attachment protein — translated: MKPDWFLVANASQARLLSREAPDAPLVPVAQFEHPQSRLSDTELGDAPHGRTKSDQRSRGTSFAPRTELHRKEREHFAREIADYLDEGVQAGKCRSLTVFAASPFLGELKAEFGDATLGALKHAVDLDLTHFGLSELEHRIAQALPHAG
- the phbB gene encoding acetoacetyl-CoA reductase; amino-acid sequence: MSSNTPKVAVVTGGMGGLGEAICKRLSESGLTVVAAHSPGNRRAGEWLERMSQDGYPFAAQAMDVASFASCREAFEEIRRRRGPVSVLVNNAGITRDVSFRKMSEEDWQTVLRTNLDSMFNVTKQVIEDMLALGWGRIVNISSVNGQRGAFGQANYAASKAGIHGFTKSLAVEFAKKNITVNTVSPGYLHTAMVAQVPKDVMETRILPEIPVGRLGEPDEVAQLVSYLACERAAFITGANISINGGQHMY
- a CDS encoding universal stress protein, producing MYQRILVPLDGSATAECGLREALAVAQAQRSSLYLLHALESFPLTLGAAPDEAADRLRARLRRYGEDLLGRAAAAASEAGVPSVMLLREVATGRVADVILQEAVRIPADLVVMGTHGRRGFNKLVLGSNAQAVVHGSSVPVLLVRQRETLVPQALPPGSDP
- a CDS encoding YbhB/YbcL family Raf kinase inhibitor-like protein, with translation MKLTSAAFVHYGGIPRRYTCDGDDVSPPLSWAEVPAGTRSLALIADDPDAPDPAAPQRTWVHWVVVDLPPESHGLPEGGRLPAGAREGLNDWKRTGYGGPCPPIGRHRYIFKLYALDTTLPGLKQPTKAELEHAMRGHVLVHTELIGMYERQHTRSGED